Below is a genomic region from Dioscorea cayenensis subsp. rotundata cultivar TDr96_F1 chromosome 14, TDr96_F1_v2_PseudoChromosome.rev07_lg8_w22 25.fasta, whole genome shotgun sequence.
TATATCAGGCTATTCAACGTCAGCTTGTgcttgatgaagatgatgatgacagATATAATGGTTCTGACTTTGTGGCCAGTGATGGTAGTAGGCTTTGGAGTGATGTTTTCACTATCACTTACCAAAAGGTAGATACCCAGCCTGATAGGGTTGCTGCTGGAGGTTCAAATTCTGTCACTGCTAAATCTTCCAAATCAACTTCTGCTTCCAATTCTGGTGATGGCAGTGATAGTCGATTGCAGCAGATGTCCCTTCttgatagcattctacaaggaGAACTTACCTGTGATCTTGAAAAATCAAACCCCACCTACAATATTTTGGCATTATTACGAGTCTTGGAGGGGCTTAATCAGCTGGCTCCTCGCTTAAGGGTGCAAGCAGTGTCTGATGATTTTGCAGAAGGGAAGATTTCAACTCTAGATGATCTTTATAAAGCTGGAGCAGGAGTTCCTCGAGAGGAGTTTGTCAATAGCAAGTTAACTCCTAAACTGGCTCGACAAATTCAAGATGCTCTTGCATTGTGCAGCGGAAGTCTCCCTTCATGGTGTTACCAGATGACTAAAGCATGCCCTTTCTTGTTTCCCTTTGAAACAAGAAGGCAATATTTTTACTCAACTGCTTTTGGTATATCTCGTGCATTGCATCGGCTACAACAGCAACAAGGTGCTGACAGTCATTCTGCAAATGAGAGAGAGGTTCGAGTTGGCCGATTGCAGCGACAAAAGGTTCGTGTTTCTAGAAACCGGATTCTGGAGTCTGCTCTGAAAGTTATGGAGATGTATTCTAGCCAAAAGGCTGTTCTTGAAGTTGAATATTTTGGTGAGGTAGGAACTGGATTAGGTCCAACCTTGGAGTTCTATACTCTCTTaagccatgatctgcaaaaggTTGGACTTGGAATGTGGAGATCCAATGCTACATTGGATAATACATCAATGCATATTGATGGGGATGAGCTGAAAGATGGAAATAGTGATGAGATTTTGGGTGAGAAAAAGCCTAGATCTGATCTGGCTTTTGGAAGTAATAATCATATTCAAGCTCCACTTGGGTTGTTCCCCCGCCCTTTGTCTCCTAATACAGAGGTTTCTGAAGGTAGCCAGTTCTCTAAAGTCATTGAATATTTCCGCCTTGCTGGGCGAGTGATGGCGAAAGCTCTACAAGATGGACGGCTATTGGACTTGCCTCTTTCACCTGCATTTTACAAACTTATGCTGGGCTATGTAAGTTCTTGAGATTTAACTCTTATTAGCTTTTTAGGCTTACAATTTGCTTGACATATAACCTATTGGGATTTGCTGTAGGAACTTGATTTACATGACATTCTTGCATTTGATTCTGAGTTCGGAAAGATTTTGCAAGAAATGCAAGTCCTTGTCAATCGGAAAAAATCTTTAGAAGCTATGGCTGACTATAGTGAGAAGGCAGTTGCTGATTTACGCTTCCGTGGTGCTGCTATTGAGGATCTATGCCTGGATTTTACACTCCCTGGCTATCCTGATTACCTTCTTAACGAAGGAGAAGGCACACTGGTATGAAATAGAAATCTATGTCTCTTTTTGTTTTGGCTCCTAATGTTTTGCTTGTAGTTTGCTTAGTTGCTTGACACTGTCTTGTGCAGGTTGATATTGACAATTTGGAAGAGTATATTTCTTTGGTCGTTGATGCAACTGTGAAGACTGGAATTACACGACAGATGGATGCTTTTAGAGCAGGTTTTAACCAGGTATTTTTTGTTGTTCGTTAAAGATGTTTTTACCAGTACTTATTCTCTACTTTAATCCATCTGGGTAATTAACCATTAATGGTAGAGGTTTGATAACATATTGGTGCTTCACAATCATGCTCATGCTTTTGAAAGAACTGGTGAACAGAATTGTCtgattatcattatttattatcaagCATTACTTGCAGGTCTTAGTTCCTCTCAAAAGTTTTACTTTTATCAATGGTCACATCACGACAACTGTGTTAGAGTTCAACTATTATTATAACATATAAGCACTCAGATCTATACAATTCAGGTTGCTTAACAAGAGATACATGCTGTGAAATCACCGACATTACCACAATAAAGGTTTAAGGTTTATTTAATTGTCTTTTAAGGTACAGAATGGTTTATCTCAGGTCTAGCTAAATAGGGCAAGTGCTGGAAATAGCCAACTGGTCAAACTTTGTTAGTTCAATTTAATCCTAATCCAACAATTTCTGATGGGTTTGGAGTTTCTATTGGCCAATTCTACTATAACATTTCACATTTCTTATCTACTCCAACAGGCAATTTATGCCTTCGTAACTGCCTAAGCATGCCTTTGACAGGTTTTATCATTAGCATAGGTGAATTTTCCCTATTAATTGATCAGTTTTGCTAATTTGACCAATTTTACATTAGTTTGCTTATCAGCATTGAACTCTTAATAATTGTGATAATCAACCTCTGATTTTGACCATGTGGATAATTATTGTAGGGTTGTTTCTGTAATTAATGTTTCGATTTTGCAAGTATCTGGTTGGTCGGTATGTGCTAACTGTTtccaaatattttctttttgtgatgTGGACTTATCTTGACTGAGCATGTTTATGCAAGTAGTTTTTTAATCTTTCTCAAAACTATAGATCAAGCAGCCAAACAAATTGCTGCAGAGTTAACTCTGGTTTAAACCATTACTGTATCTGATTTATTGTGGTAGTCAATTATTGGATTGACCATTTTAATGCAGGTTCATTTGAGAATTAGATGATTAACTTTCATAAATTAACTAtcagttatttttgtttctaatcaaCTGATTTACATGAATTGTTTTGTGAGtcataattttgtttgttatataattaattatcgtAATGATATATCTATGCTTGGTTTATATGGGCTTTTGGTCCTTGAGAGAGCTATGTGGATAGGAAGGAATTATGTAGTGGACCTCAACTAGTTAGGATGAATAGCTGgttgttggtgttggtgttggtgttggaTATAATTTGTCTAGCTTTATCTGTGTAGTTAGTCACTAATTtggagaatttattttttaattttcaattttgctTTGTTGTTagaatatcatttttttttaaatggcatTGTCCCTCTCTTAGTCAATTAAGAAGGCAGGGGTAATTGGAATACGGGAATTCCTGGTGTTTCCCTGAGTGGGTGAGGGAGGTGGATATTGTGATTTGAAGGCCTCTGTCTAACAATGTACATCTAAAGATTTAATGGTCCCTGGAATTGTATATAAAACCAGTTTACTCTTAGTGTTATTGTGCACATGTAATTGCTAGAAGCATGGTATGCTAGCTTGAGCTTCAGATAGCCACAGGCTGCCAATCGATTGCATTAATTTCCCTTATTTATGCAATATATGTCCTTGGTCTGCATTTGTGAATCCATTAACCTGCACATGTAGACCAGCCTCTGTATGCAGTTGGTTGATTTGACTgaatgcaaatatttttttgaattttaaaagaatAGTTAAATAAAGAAGCGGTCAAGTCAGGAAGAGGAAATGGGATTCCATTTCTTTGTTTATAAGCTGAATTTTTCAGTGtcctttatatattaatttgtgcTGAAGGACTACTACTATTACAATTAGTCCTACCTATTGTACATAGTAGTAGTCCCATCCTAAAAATAATCTTATGACAATTTGCCTGATTCACCTGGACTACATCCAACTAAGTTCTTGGTGTTAGCCATTTCAGAGGAGTGTTTGTAGATGATTCCAGAGTCATTTGATCAGTTCACAATTAACATTATTGCCCAATTAATGCACGGTGCCATCCTAAAAACTAATCTTATGTCATACTAAATACGTAAGAACTAATGTCTCATCTGACTCAGTCTTCTCTCCAGGACAATTTGCCTGATTCACCTTGACTACATCTAACTAAGTTCTTGATGTTAGCCACTTCAGAGAAGTGTTTGTAGATGATTCCAGACTCATTTGATCAGTTCACAAAATGTTGGTTATGGATTTGGTGGTCGTTTGCTACCCAAAAGATTTTACATTCTTCCCGATTCAAATGGTCAATGGATAATTAAATAGCAAGTTTGATATGAAGGTTATTGGCATGCGTGCGTACATGGGTCCTCCCTCTGCTAGTTGCATCATTTTGTGCAAAGATGTTTGTCTTTATTcagataatttaatatttgttaaatCAAAGCAATTTATGCTGAAGACCTTACATCTTATTGTATATATGAAATCTTTAAAATTTGTGTTACTTAGAATGTCttcttaatatattaattttcttttttaaagtgTGTGCTTGTTTTATATAGAAGTCTATCCGTGCATTATGTCATTGTGAAGCATTGGTAGCCGAGCAATTTGCTTTTGCATCATTATATCTTTATGAAAAAACTGATTTGTAGAGCTGGTGGATTTTAGGGTCTCTGATGACACTGGAGATCTCAATTTTTAACTATTCTGAATCCAAATCTTTGCAGGTCTTCGACATCACTACTCTTCAGATATTTTCTCCACAAGAGCTAGATTACCTACTTTGTGGTCGTAGGGAGTTGTGGGAGgtaatgtattattatattcATTTTGCTACCTTACACAATCTATTCCATTTGTGTTCATTGTTGCTATGTTCTGCAGCCTGATTCACTGGTTGACCATATCAAATTCGATCATGGATACACTGCTAAAAGCCCTGCTATCATCAATGTACGGATCTTCCCTACTCGTAgagtttatatattaattagcagtactttttttcttaaaattttatttagctGACTATCCTTTTATTTACACAGCTACTGGAAATCATGGGAGAATTTAGCCCAGAGCAACAGCATGCTTTCTGCCAATTTGTAACCGGTGCCCCTAGACTTCCACCTGGTGGTCTTGCCGCATTGAATCCAAAACTAACCATTGTCAGGAAGGTGAGTTTACCTCAAAGACACAATTCCTTACTTGTTTGAAGATGTTTGAACAACTCCCATGAACTCATcttcatgtttaatttaattttatctttgcCAGCATTCATCAACTGCCTCAAACATTGCTTCAAATGGCGCTGTGACCTCAGAATCAGCAGATGATGACTTGCCGAGTGTTATGACTTGCGCTAATTACCTCAAACTGCCTCCATACTCAACAAAGGTTTGTCTTCTGCCATTTAATCTCTCTTTTCCCTGACATTTTTActtacagtttttttttttttccatttatatgATGAGATCTATATTCCTGTAGGATATCATGTACAAGAAACTTCTTTATGCGATCTCCGAAGGCCAGGGATCATTTGATCTGTCATAATTTCAACACTAACTATCCTGCTCAATCTTTGCCCTCATTTTCTACAACCCGGTAAAGcgctacatatatatatatatatacctaccAACCAGTGAGTGCAATTGAATCTGGTTAAATTTCTTCGTCAGGGGTTTTCGAAAAAGCGGCATTCTGTTTTTGATCCTGTACATTCTCATTATATCCTTTGTAGGCGCAAACTTTTATTTcttaccataaaaaaaaaaaattcaaggggttttccattttcattttgaCCATCAATAATATTAGGCGTACGGTATTGTAGTAGTATTGGCCAATCCTTATTACTATAATTGCTTTCCAATAGATCATTGCTCTGAAATGCGAGTCTGTCCTACCCCTCCTCCCAACTCTTTGTAAATAAAGGATGCTTTCTTATTATGAcgtcactatatatatatatatatatcgaatgTATCATTGACTGAGGAATGCTGGGAGGAAAtaaattctttgtatttttatgcTTGCAAGTGAAGCATTAAAACAGTTATAATTTACCCCCACTTCTTTGTATGTTCCTAATGCATGTTCATCTCATAAATtcttgattttggtttttttttttaaattttaattttattttaacctTTCATGTTATTTTTACTATCCGTTGAATTTAGATTTTCGTGTCAGGAGATGTGCATTTTGtgaattttcagaaaaaaaaacattgcatttaaaataatggttttatttgttattttgaaaattatattagtGGGGACATAATTTGTTGACAGGGCGATGTAAAGACGAGTATTATGTTCAATACAAAAATGATTCTCTATGTTTACATTATTTAAAGGTAAATACAAGAAgaatttacaatatttaaaggtaaatacaataagaaaatttACTTCATTAAAcctcaattgattttttttttttaatgcatataACCGagaagaaattttattatttccgACTAAGTTTTCGAATAATTTTCTTACATGCATGATGTCTTTTTTAAACCCATGTGAAAAATATATTGATCGAGTTTGTAGTATTATTTATGATGGTATCTTTTGATGTATGAACAATTTTTGATGTGGGAGGGAGTAGACATGCATTACTTGAATCTTAGTAAAGATTTTAATGTCAATCTTTAGACGGGAGAGGATAAAGACCGTCTAAATCTACTCATCTAAAGTTAATGAAATACTCTAGGAGGAGAGCCTAGGATCATTCTAAACTATAAGTTAATGGTTCTGTACTAGTGTATGGGCTATAATCCTcatatttatttctaatttcttATAGAATCTGGTATAATAAATCTAACTGgtaatataaatttaagttaCTTTGTAAATCTTCTTCTAATATATATTGAACATATTTGTAAAGGTAAATATCTCTAATATAATCATGTAGCTCTActaaggccatctccaacccaaaactctatatttgacGCTTCAGTACATAAAAATACAGCTTCTATAGTAAAAGTTTTTCCAACCACCATTTctatttttaactttaaaatagaatattctaagaatatttttctcacttcacacttttatattcatactattaataaatttaatcatctttaatttatcacttttaaccattgaatttaaatattatattatttaaaatataaattttatttttatattttttataaatatttattaaatataaaatatgattgataaactacaattataaatacaaacattacattacattaattacttaataaaaacataatatacaAACAAGCACCATCAGTTAAAACAACACATTATTAAAACCTAAAGTAGCACACAAGCTTTTAATTATCTTCGTTATTTGCATAGCGCAACCACAAATGTTCAATCAATGCATTGCAAAGTGCAATATGAGCGTCTTTGTCCTTAATTTGCCTATAACGatcaagaaattgttcaaatcGAGCATCTTCATCTTGTACCAATTCAACTACTGGGGTTGGCACTTCACTTACATCCACGATTGGTGCATTGAGATCTTGTTCATCCTCGACTATCATGTTGTGCATAATAATGCATACAGTCATTATGTCGTTTAAGATaattttcctccaaaatcgtGCTGGTCCTGCCACAATTGCAAAACGAGATTGTAGAACACCAAATGCCCTCTCGACGTCTTTTCTGCATGCTTCTTGtctcattgaaaaatattttttcttcggAGTTCGTGGTTGATGAATAGTTTGTACAATAGTAGACCATTTTGGACATATGTTATCAGCTAAATAATATCCCATATGGTACTCATTTGCTTGAATAACGTAATGAGCAGGATGAGCAATACCTTGTGCTAGGTTGGAGAACAAATTCGAAGACTCCAAAATATTTATGTCATTGTTGGTGCCTGGTATAGCAAAATAAGCGTGCCATATCCAAAGATCACAGTCAGCTACTGCTTCAAGAATAATGGTTGGACATCCATACCTTCCTCTATATTGTCCAGCCTATGATGTGGGACAATTTCTCCACTTCCAATGCATACAATCCAAACTTCCTAACATTCCTAGAAAGCCACGTTGTTCTCCAATGTGTAAGAGTCTTGCAATATCATTAGCAttaggtgatctaaaatattgcCCAGCGAAAATTTCTACGATGGCTCGACAAAATCTTTTGAAGCTTTCAATTGCAGTTGATTCACCGATTTTGATATATTCGTCTGTAGCATCAGCAAGTAAACCATATGCCAACATTCGAAAAACAACAGTAATTTTTTGTAAACTAGATAACCCAGGTCGACCTAGACCATCACAGCATTGTTGGAAGTAACTATCATGGTCCTTAACTGCCTCAACAATGCAAAGAAACAAACTTCGTGACATCCGATATCTTCGGTGAAACATTTCAGCATTGTATCATGGATTCTCCTAAAAATAATCATTCCACAAATTGCGATTTGCTTCTTCACAGTTACGATTGATAACAACATGCCCTGGAATAGAGCCACCATGGGAGCAACGATTGTTCAGATGAGTAAGGGTTAACTCTGAtatcatgttattattttgaataacaaAATGCATTGCATCTTCTTCCACTGAAAATAGATCATACATCCATAAcatattgtcatcatcatctgaAGATGATGATGGCAATATGTTATTTTCAGTATTTGAAGTTTCTCCAATGTTGTAATTCATTTTGAGTATATGTTTATGGGTCTATGAatggaaagaataataaaagggTCAATTTATAAGAATTGGGGACATTATTCAATTCTCTTATCTTCTGGCATTGGGAAGTGTGACAAGATAGGGCTTGGTAAGATGATATCAAATCCAACAATGTCGATGCAGATGAAATCCATCCGACGGTTGCTAAGAAGATAAGGTGCCACGTTATTCAATCTCATATCTTGTGGCATTGGGAAGTGTGATAAGATAGCGTTTGGTAAGATGATATCAAATCCAGCGGTGTCGATTCAGATGAAATCCATCCGACGGTTGCTAAGAAGATAAGGTGGCATGTTATTCAATCTCTTATCTTCTGGCTTTGGGAAATGTGACAAGATAGGGTTTGGTAAGATGATATCAAATCCAACGGTGTCGATGCAGATGAAATCCATCCGACGGT
It encodes:
- the LOC120276161 gene encoding LOW QUALITY PROTEIN: uncharacterized protein LOC120276161 (The sequence of the model RefSeq protein was modified relative to this genomic sequence to represent the inferred CDS: substituted 2 bases at 2 genomic stop codons); translated protein: MNYNIGETSNTENNILPSSSSDDDDNMLWMYDLFSVEEDAMHFVIQNNNMISELTLTHLNNRCSHGGSIPGHVVINRNCEEANRNLWNDYFXENPXYNAEMFHRRYRMSRSLFLCIVEAVKDHDSYFQQCCDGLGRPGLSSLQKITVVFRMLAYGLLADATDEYIKIGESTAIESFKRFCRAIVEIFAGQYFRSPNANDIARLLHIGEQRGFLGMLGTQGIAHPAHYVIQANEYHMGYYLADNICPKWSTIVQTIHQPRTPKKKYFSMRQEACRKDVERAFGVLQSRFAIVAGPARFWRKIILNDIMTVCIIMHNMIVEDEQDLNAPIVDVSEVPTPVVELVQDEDARFEQFLDRYRQIKDKDAHIALCNALIEHLWLRYANNEDN